The Cryptococcus depauperatus CBS 7841 chromosome 7, complete sequence genome window below encodes:
- a CDS encoding acyl carrier protein: MYRTLRAVTPLLRTAAPAFRPLPATFVFSRPLLLSRNYAAAAGLSKEDITARVLEVLKSFEKVDSAKLTNNAAFTTDLGLDSLDAVEVVMAIEEEFAIEIPDAEADEITTVQKAIDYVAHSPEAH, encoded by the exons ATGTACAGGACACTACGCGCCGTTACTCCACTGCTCAGAACAGCAGCACCCGCTTTCAGGCCTCTACCGGctacttttgttttttctaGGCCACTTTTGCTCTCCAGAAACTACGCTGCCGCTGCTGGcttgagcaaagaagacaTCACCGCCAGGGTTTTGgaagttttgaaaagcttTGAGAAGGTTGATTCTGCCAAG CTTACAAACAATGCCGCCTTCACCACTGATTTAGGCCTTGACTCACTTGACGCTGTTGAGGTAGTTATGGCTATTGAGGAGGAGTTTGCTATTGAAATTCCTGATGCTGAGGCTGATGAGATTACCACTGTTCAGAAGG CAATTGACTATGTCGCCCACTCTCCTGAAGCACATTAA